Within Desulfolithobacter dissulfuricans, the genomic segment TGGATATATTGCCCTTGTCCTGGAGAAAAGTGAAGATCGGCGGCACATCCCAGCTGTCCGGTTCGATGACCGCCTTGCAGCCGCCGGGCAGGATACGGGGCACGTTGTCAATGAAGCCGCCACCGGTGTTGTGGATCAGGCCGTTGATCTTGAAGTTACGGAGTATCTTGAGCAGGGACTGGACATAGATTCGGGTGGGGCGCAGGAGTTCCTCGCCCACAGTGCAGCCCAGTTCCTCGACCTGGTCATCCACACTCAGTCCCAGTTCCTCGAAGAATATCTTGCGGACCAGGGAATAGCCGTTGGAGTGCAGGCCGGACGAGGCCAGGCCGATGATCTTGTTGCCCACCCGGATATCGCTGCCGTCGATGATGGAGTTGCGGTCCGCGATCCCGACCACAAATCCGGCTAGATCATAGTCACCCGGCTGGTACAGGCCCGGCATTTCCGCTGTTTCTCCGCCAATGAGGGAGCATCCGGATATTTTGCACCCCTTTGCAATCCCCTTGACCACATCGGTGGCCACATCCAGGTCAAGACTGGAGACCGCAAAGTAATCAAGGAAAAAGAGCGGTTTGGCGCCGCTGACCACCACATCGTTTACACACATGGCCACAAGATCGATACCGATGGTGTCGTGCCTGTTGCACATCTTGGCGATATTGAGCTTGGTGCCAACACCATCTGTCGAGGCGATGAGGACCGGGTCCTCGTAGCCGGCATTGCCTATGGCAAATAGTCCGGAAAAACCGCCGATATCACTGAGTACGCCCCTGCCGTGGGTATCGGCAACGATGTTTTTTATCCGGGAAATAAAGGCATTGCCCTTGTCGATATCGACTCCGGCTTCGCTGTAACGCGATGTTGAAGGTGAATCTGTCATGGATGAGTGGTAGTATGAATATCAGTAGAAAAAGAGAAAAGTCTTGTCCGCCAGCCCTTTCGGACCGGCAGGGATGAATGCTGTTTTTGAACTGATAATACTATTTTTTTTTAGCTGTGTTGTCAATATGTTTGTCGGCTCGTTGCAACACCACAGCGCATCTGGTAGTCTGAATATATGAAATTACTCGTAACTCTTATCGGCCTGATTCTTATCCTGGAAGGACTGCCCTACGTTGCCTCGCCCGAGGCCATGCAGAGCTGGCTCAAACAGCTCACCGAGATGCGTCCGGAACAGCTGCGGTTCATGGGGATCCTTGCCATGGCCATTGGTTTTTTCCTCTGCTTTCTGGCCCAGCGTTCCGGCCTGCTTGGGTGACAGCCCTGCTCTCCCTTTTGTCCTCGGTCCGTACCCGGTCCCGGTATCGGTATTTTAATATTTGACTTTTTCGCAGCTCCGTTGCTAAAATAAACAGTTTTTGTATCCATCGGTACATCCCAACAGCCGACGGCCAGCTCCGAGGAAACAGTCCCATGGAAAAATCACCAAAACGCGAAATGATAGGCACCGAGGGGAGGGTGCTCTTCGAAACTCTGCGGCGTCTGCACCGCAAGGGAGCTGTCGGCAATATCAGGAAACTGATTTTCAAAACCCATCCCGCCGATCTTGCCTGGGTCTTCAGGTCGCTCACCCCCATCGAGCGCAAGGATATCTTCGAGATCATTGCCCAGACCGAGCTGGTTGCCGATTTCCTCTCCGAGCTCGACACCTCGATCATGGTCGAACTGGTGGAAGACCTCTCGCCCGAGTTCATGGCCAAGGTGGTCACCAGGATGGCCTCGGATGACGCGGCCGACCTGCTCGAAGCCCTGCCCAACGATATCGCGGTGGAAATCCGGCGGCACATGCAGGTGGACGACCGGCATGAAGTGGAGGAGCTGCTCAAGTACGATCCCGAGACCGCCGGTGGTCTCATGTCCACCGATTTCATGTACCTGGATGAGGATCTCACTGTCGAAGAGGCGATCAGAAAGGTCCAGAAACGCAGCGAAGAAAAAGAGATGGTCTTCTATCTCTACATCACCCACGGCGACGGTCAGCTCTCCGGAGTGCTCTCTCTGCGGGAACTGCTCCTCCACCCGCCCCACCGCAAGCTCAAGAACATCATGAACCGCAACGTCATCTCGGTCACCACGGATACCGACCAGGAAGAGGTTGCCCACGTGGTTTCCCAGTATAATCTTCTGGCGGTTCCCGTTGTCGATGCCACCTACAAGCTGGTCGGTATCGTCACGGTCGATGACGTCATCGATGTTATCCGCGAAGAGGCCACCGAGGATTTCCTGCAGATGGCCGGTGCCGGCCGGGAGCGGGAGATTCTGCTCAAACCCCTGTACCAGAAGATTCTTCTCCGGGCGCCGTGGCTGTTCGCTTCCTGGATCGGCGGGGTTACGGCTATGTTCATCATCAACTCCTTTCAGTATGAACTGCAGAAGGTACTGGCCCTGGCTTCGTTCATCCCGATAATCGCCGGCATGGGCGGCAACATCGCCACCCAGTCCTCCACCATTGTCGTCCGGGGGCTGGCCACCGGCCGGATCAACATGCAGCATTTTTTTCCCGTGGTTATCAAGGAGTTCCTGGTCGGTATCGTCCTCGGGGCGGTGTTCGGCACTCTGCTCGGGTTTCTCGCCCATTTCAAGTATGCCGATCCGCTCTATCTCGGGGTTGTGGTGGGGATCTCGGTTTTTGCGGTCATGACCATGGCCGCCACCGTGGGTACCATTGTCCCGCTGATACTCAAACGGCTCAACATCGACGCGGCCATAGCCACCGGCCCCTTTATAACCACCTCGATCGATATACTTGGTGTATCGTTATTCTTCATGGTGGCAAAGACATTGCTGGAGCTATAGGAGGATCAGACCTTGAGATGGCGCGCTGCTGGTTCGAACAGAGGAAGAGTCCATCCGGCCCTGCTGCTGGTTATTGTCCTGATCGGCGGCTGGCTGGTCTATCAGGGATTGCAGCGGCCGGGGCTTGATCCCAACGCGACCCCGCGGGTGGTGGCGGCCCGGGGCGACCTGGCCGAAGACGAAAAAAACACCATCGAGATTTTCCAGAATGCCTCTCCATCGGTGGTCTACATAACCACCCTCGCCGTCCGGCGGGGTATCTTCTCCCTCAACGTCTATGAAATTCCCCAGGGTACCGGTTCCGGATTCATCTGGGACAACGAGGGGCGGATTGTCACCAATTTCCATGTCATCAAGGATGCCAGCCGGATTGAGGTCACCCTGGCCGACCATTCCACCTGGAAGGCGGTCCTGGTGGGTGCGGCTCCGGACCGGGACCTGGCTGTTCTGCAGATTTCGGCCCCTTCCTCCAAGCTCATCCCCATCCCCATCGGTGAATCCCGTAACCTGCTGGTGGGGCAGAAGGTCTTTGCCATCGGTAATCCCTTCGGCCTGGACCAGACCCTGACCACCGGCGTGGTCTCCGCCCTTGGCCGGGAGATCACCTCGGTCACCGGCCGGACCATCCACGATGTGATCCAGACCGATGCGGCCATCAACCCCGGCAACTCTGGCGGACCGCTGCTGGACAGCGCCGGCCGGCTCATCGGCGTCAATACCGCCATCTACTCCCCGTCCGGTGCCAGTTCGGGTATCGGTTTTGCCGTACCCGTGGACGAGGTGAACAAGGTGGTGCCCCAGGTTATCCGTACCGGTCGAATGATCCGCCCGGGCCTGGGTGTCGCCCTGGCCAATCCGCGGTTGACCAGGAGCATCGTCGACAAGGGACTGCTGATCATGAAGGTCATGCCCGGCTCCAACGCGGACAAGGCCGGGCTGCGCGGAACGAGGCAGGTGCAGGGCGGCTTTGTCCTAGGTGATATCATCGTCGGGATCAACGGCCGGCCGGTCAACGATTACAACAGCCTCCGGGACGAACTGGAGCGCTATGACGTGGGCGACACGGTGACGCTCAATATCCTGCGCGACGGCCAGCCCATGGATGTGGATGTGGTCCTCGAGGCCATGGAGTAAGCCGGGCCGGTCAGGGCAGGGGGGCAGGCTGCCCGGGTAAAAAACTGCAGACCGTTTTCCGGGTGGGTGAAAGAAAAAGCCGCCGGTCCGGGGTGATCATTGTGATCCCCGGCCGGCGGCTTTTTTTTCGCACGGTTCCGACCAGTGGGGCAGCTGCCCTGCCGGCTTTCGCAGGTGCAGGCATCAGGTCCGGCGTTTGCGCCCGGTCTTGATTCTGGCCAGCTCCCGCATATCCTTGGTCTTGTCCGACTCGTCAACGATCTCCCGGCCAATGATCTCCTCGATGATATCCTCCATGCTGATCACACCGGTGACAGAGCCATACTCGTCCACCACCACGAAGAGATGCTGGTGCCGTTCAAAAAAATCGATGAACACCCGGTTGAGCGGCGCGGTTTCCGGAACGAAATGGACCGGGTGCATGATCTTGGCGAGTTTGAGGTTGTAACGGTTTTCCGCCGCCGCCATGTAGACATCCTTGCTCAGGACAATGCCGACCACATCATCGAAATCCTTGTCATAGACCGGTACCCGGCTGTGCATGCGCCATTTATCTTTGAGCTTGGCTGCCTCGCCCACGGTCATGTCCTTGCTCAGCGCAAAGGTGACAGTGCGCGGGGTCATGACCTGGCGCACTGTCTTTTCCCCGAGTTGAAGGATGTTGATGATCACCTTTTCCTGTTCTACCTCGATTTCACCGGATTTGCGGCTCAGACGGGCGATGGTCCGCAGCTCCTCGGCAGAAACCTGGCTGGTGGACCGTTTGGGGATGAGCCGGGTCACCGCCTGACAGACCAGGATGATGGGCTGCAGAACAATGACCATCCAGTGCAGGGGCGTGGCGATATAGGGAGCCAGGTTGCGGTTGAACTCGACCCCGATGGTCTTGGGAAGAATCTCCGAAAGAAAGAGAATGGACAGGGTGAAGAAGATCGAAAACCAGAAGACGTTCTGTTCCCCGAGGACCGCGGCGGCCGCAGCCCCGGCCACGGCCGCGCCGGTGGTGTTGGCGATGGTGTTTAAGGTGAGGATGGCGGTGATGGGCTGGTCTATGTTCTGCTTCAGCTTCCTTAGTGTACTGGCGCTGCGTGGATGGGTCTTGGCGATGAGTTCCACATGACTGAGCGGCAGGGAATAGAGCACTGCCTCGAAGACCGAGCACATGGCGGAGATGGTGATGGCCAGGCTGACAGCCACAACGAGTTCTATGAGCAAGAGGGACCTCCGTTCGATTTTTGTGATTACCACTGAAATTCAGCCACCGATGGATGAAGGTGTCGACCTCACTTGTTTCACGGGTGTCTGTGGCCTGGATGGCCACAGTCAAGCCCCCAGGGACGGGTTTATGGCGTCCCGTGAAACAAGTGAGGTCGACACCGGTTTCAATGCCAAAGATTGATGGTAATCAGATCGATTTTTCTTTGTCAGCAGCGGAACCACGGAAGGGTCGGTTAAAAAAACGGCTGGAACCCTGGTTTTTTCCGCCTGCCTCTATTGAATCTTGTCTGGTAATGCAGAATTATATCCAGATTCCCCGGCGGATGCTATCCTGTTGCGCGAAATACTGGTGATGGCCGGTCGGTTGTGGCCTGCCAGGTAATTGACTTGCGCGGGTAAAGCAGTGTACAACGGGACGTGGCCCGCCCCGGCCCAGGCGATACATCCAAAAAAAGAACTCTTGAAGGTTGCTATGATACAGACGACATCCCGTGAGCCCCGTTCTCTCTCCTCGGACATCCTGGTCTATTTTGCCGCTGAAACCGGCAAAAAAACCCCAGACTGCGCTGATCCCGATATCCGCAAAATCCTGAGGGTTCCCTGGAAAAATGGTGACTTCAGTGGCAAAGAGGGGCAGGTGTTTTTGATCTATCCATCCATGGCCGCCGGGTTGCACAAAAAGGACATCAGGGCAGGCCGGATCCTGCTGGTTGGACTGGGAAAACCGGAAAAGCTGGACAGCGCCAGACGCGAACAGCTCCGGCTGGCTGCCGGTACGGCCGCCCGGAAAGGGATCGATCTCAAGGCAAAGGAAATGGTGGTGGTTCTGCCCGACTCGGTGGACCTGCCATCGCGCCAGATGGCGGAATGCGTGACCGAGGGCCTGATCCTTGGCAACTACCGGTTCGACAAGTACAAGACCAAATCCGAAGATGAGGATGGTACCGGGGCGGTGGAACGGTTCATTCTCCATCCGGGCTCCCATGGTGAGTCGGCGGTCCGCAAAGGTATGACCCGGGGCCGTCATGCAGCGCTGGCCGCCTGCACGACCCGGGACATGGCCAATGAGCCTGGCAATGGCTGGACCCCGGAGAGGTTTGCCCTCTATGGCAACCGTCTTGCCAGGGAATACGGGTTGCGGTGTCAGGTGCTCGACAAACAGGAGATGGAGAAACTCGGCATGGGCGGTATCCTGGCCGTCAATCAGGGTTCGGCCACGCCGCCCAGACTGGTTATCCTTGAATACCGGACCAGGAAAAAAAATCCCACCCTCATGCTGGTCGGCAAGGGGTTGACCTTTGATTCCGGCGGGGTCAGCCTGAAACCGGCTTCCGGCATGGAGGAGATGAAATATGACATGTGCGGCGGGGCGGCGGTGATGGCGGCCATGGAGGCCATTGCTCAGGAAAAACCGGCAGGGATCAACGTGGTTGCTCTGGTTCCAGCCACCGACAACATGCCCAGCGGCACGGCCACCAAGCCAGGTGATATTATCACCCATTACAACGGCAAGACCAGCGAGATAATAAACACCGATGCCGAAGGGCGGCTGATCCTGGCCGATGCCCTGGCCTACGGGGTGGAAAAATTCAGGCCCGACGGGGTGGTGGACCTGGCAACCCTGACCGGCGCGGTCATTATCGGCCTTGGTCATCACCACACCGGCCTGCTGGCCAATAACGACCAGCTGGCCGGGCAGCTGCTGAGGGCAGGCGAGCTTGCCGGTGAACCCCTGTGGCGGCTGCCCCTGGGCAGGGAGTATCGCAAGCAGCTCAAATCCGAGGTGGCGGATCTGAAAAATACCGGCGGTCGACCCGCAGGAACCATCACCGCGGCCTGCTACCTGGAGGAATTTGTCGGAGAAGTTCCATGGGCCCATCTTGATATCGCCGGAACAGCCTGGAATTTCACCGAAAAATCCTATATCCCGAAAGGGCCGTCCGGGATCGGCACCCGGACGATTATCAACCTGGTGCTGCACTGGAAAAATCTCGGTCAGCCAGGGGGTGGGAAAGATTGACAAGGTGATGGCTGTTCAATATGTTGCCCTGACAGATGACAGTGTGTACGACAATATTTTCCGGTACCAGTGAACTTGAGGTGAGAGCATGGCGAAACGTATAGGTATTACCGTATCCAGACAGCTTATGGATTGCCAGAAACTGCACCCGGAGGCAACCGGTGAACTGACAGGTCTGCTCAGTGAACTGATTGTCGCGGCCAAGATCATCTCCGCCGAGGTCAACATGGCGGGGCTGGCCGATATTCTGGGGCAGTCGGGCAAGACCAATGTTCAGGGCGAAGATGTGCAGAAACTTGACGAGTTCGCCAACTCCACCATCAAACGGCGCATGGAGCAGTGCGGCTATATCTGCGTGATGGCCTCGGAGGAGGAGGACGGTATCATCCCGGTACTCGATGGCTACGAGGGTAAGTATTCCCTGGCCTTTGATCCGCTGGACGGCTCGTCCAATATCGATGTCAATGTCTCCATCGGGACGATTTTTTCCATCCACCGCCGTCTCAGCGACGGCAAACAGGGCACTGAGGAGGACCTGCTGCAGAAGGGCAGGGTGCAGGTCGCGGCCGGCTATATCATCTACGGCTCCTCCACCATGCTGGTCTACACCACCGGCGACGGTGTGCACGGCTTTACCCTGGACCCGAGCGTGGGCGAGTTCTTCCTCTCCCACCCCGATATCAGGATCCCCTCCCGGGCCAAATACTATTCGGTCAACGAGGCCTACACCAACTACTGGCACGAACCGACCCGCCGCTACATCGACTACGTCAAGACCATCGACAAGGAGTCCGGCCGGCCCTACAGCCTGCGCTATATCGGTTCCCTGGTGGCCGATTTCCACCGCAACCTGATCAGCGGCGGCATCTTCCTCTATCCCCGGGACAAAAAATCCACCGACAAGCCCGAGGGCAAGCTGCGGCTCCTCTACGAGGCCGCCCCCATGGCCATGATCGTCGAGCAGGCAGGCGGCCGGGCCATCACCGACGATGGCCGCGACATTCTCGATATCCAGCCCACCGGTCTGCATCAGCGGGTACCGCTCATCATCGGTTCCAAAGAGGATGTGGATCTGGCGGAAAAGTTCTTCACCGGCAAGATGGACTAAAGCAGAAAATAAGCAGTGAAGCAGGCGTATCCGGGAAGCCTACCCGGGTTTTTCAGGCTGGGCCGGTGGAACCGGGCCAGTGTTTCTCTTTGTTTTTTAAGATTATTTCGTGGAGGTAAGAATGAAGATTCTGACAAGAGCTGTTGTTGCCCTCGCGGCCCTGGCCATGCTGGCAACCC encodes:
- the purM gene encoding phosphoribosylformylglycinamidine cyclo-ligase, with the translated sequence MTDSPSTSRYSEAGVDIDKGNAFISRIKNIVADTHGRGVLSDIGGFSGLFAIGNAGYEDPVLIASTDGVGTKLNIAKMCNRHDTIGIDLVAMCVNDVVVSGAKPLFFLDYFAVSSLDLDVATDVVKGIAKGCKISGCSLIGGETAEMPGLYQPGDYDLAGFVVGIADRNSIIDGSDIRVGNKIIGLASSGLHSNGYSLVRKIFFEELGLSVDDQVEELGCTVGEELLRPTRIYVQSLLKILRNFKINGLIHNTGGGFIDNVPRILPGGCKAVIEPDSWDVPPIFTFLQDKGNISIQEMYRTFNMGIGMMALVDADLVEDVVHQFKALGETPYVIGEITKVDDTDGQWVTIDGITG
- a CDS encoding DUF2065 domain-containing protein, coding for MKLLVTLIGLILILEGLPYVASPEAMQSWLKQLTEMRPEQLRFMGILAMAIGFFLCFLAQRSGLLG
- the mgtE gene encoding magnesium transporter gives rise to the protein MEKSPKREMIGTEGRVLFETLRRLHRKGAVGNIRKLIFKTHPADLAWVFRSLTPIERKDIFEIIAQTELVADFLSELDTSIMVELVEDLSPEFMAKVVTRMASDDAADLLEALPNDIAVEIRRHMQVDDRHEVEELLKYDPETAGGLMSTDFMYLDEDLTVEEAIRKVQKRSEEKEMVFYLYITHGDGQLSGVLSLRELLLHPPHRKLKNIMNRNVISVTTDTDQEEVAHVVSQYNLLAVPVVDATYKLVGIVTVDDVIDVIREEATEDFLQMAGAGREREILLKPLYQKILLRAPWLFASWIGGVTAMFIINSFQYELQKVLALASFIPIIAGMGGNIATQSSTIVVRGLATGRINMQHFFPVVIKEFLVGIVLGAVFGTLLGFLAHFKYADPLYLGVVVGISVFAVMTMAATVGTIVPLILKRLNIDAAIATGPFITTSIDILGVSLFFMVAKTLLEL
- a CDS encoding S1C family serine protease gives rise to the protein MRWRAAGSNRGRVHPALLLVIVLIGGWLVYQGLQRPGLDPNATPRVVAARGDLAEDEKNTIEIFQNASPSVVYITTLAVRRGIFSLNVYEIPQGTGSGFIWDNEGRIVTNFHVIKDASRIEVTLADHSTWKAVLVGAAPDRDLAVLQISAPSSKLIPIPIGESRNLLVGQKVFAIGNPFGLDQTLTTGVVSALGREITSVTGRTIHDVIQTDAAINPGNSGGPLLDSAGRLIGVNTAIYSPSGASSGIGFAVPVDEVNKVVPQVIRTGRMIRPGLGVALANPRLTRSIVDKGLLIMKVMPGSNADKAGLRGTRQVQGGFVLGDIIVGINGRPVNDYNSLRDELERYDVGDTVTLNILRDGQPMDVDVVLEAME
- a CDS encoding CNNM domain-containing protein; this translates as MLIELVVAVSLAITISAMCSVFEAVLYSLPLSHVELIAKTHPRSASTLRKLKQNIDQPITAILTLNTIANTTGAAVAGAAAAAVLGEQNVFWFSIFFTLSILFLSEILPKTIGVEFNRNLAPYIATPLHWMVIVLQPIILVCQAVTRLIPKRSTSQVSAEELRTIARLSRKSGEIEVEQEKVIINILQLGEKTVRQVMTPRTVTFALSKDMTVGEAAKLKDKWRMHSRVPVYDKDFDDVVGIVLSKDVYMAAAENRYNLKLAKIMHPVHFVPETAPLNRVFIDFFERHQHLFVVVDEYGSVTGVISMEDIIEEIIGREIVDESDKTKDMRELARIKTGRKRRT
- a CDS encoding leucyl aminopeptidase, producing MIQTTSREPRSLSSDILVYFAAETGKKTPDCADPDIRKILRVPWKNGDFSGKEGQVFLIYPSMAAGLHKKDIRAGRILLVGLGKPEKLDSARREQLRLAAGTAARKGIDLKAKEMVVVLPDSVDLPSRQMAECVTEGLILGNYRFDKYKTKSEDEDGTGAVERFILHPGSHGESAVRKGMTRGRHAALAACTTRDMANEPGNGWTPERFALYGNRLAREYGLRCQVLDKQEMEKLGMGGILAVNQGSATPPRLVILEYRTRKKNPTLMLVGKGLTFDSGGVSLKPASGMEEMKYDMCGGAAVMAAMEAIAQEKPAGINVVALVPATDNMPSGTATKPGDIITHYNGKTSEIINTDAEGRLILADALAYGVEKFRPDGVVDLATLTGAVIIGLGHHHTGLLANNDQLAGQLLRAGELAGEPLWRLPLGREYRKQLKSEVADLKNTGGRPAGTITAACYLEEFVGEVPWAHLDIAGTAWNFTEKSYIPKGPSGIGTRTIINLVLHWKNLGQPGGGKD
- the fbp gene encoding class 1 fructose-bisphosphatase, with protein sequence MAKRIGITVSRQLMDCQKLHPEATGELTGLLSELIVAAKIISAEVNMAGLADILGQSGKTNVQGEDVQKLDEFANSTIKRRMEQCGYICVMASEEEDGIIPVLDGYEGKYSLAFDPLDGSSNIDVNVSIGTIFSIHRRLSDGKQGTEEDLLQKGRVQVAAGYIIYGSSTMLVYTTGDGVHGFTLDPSVGEFFLSHPDIRIPSRAKYYSVNEAYTNYWHEPTRRYIDYVKTIDKESGRPYSLRYIGSLVADFHRNLISGGIFLYPRDKKSTDKPEGKLRLLYEAAPMAMIVEQAGGRAITDDGRDILDIQPTGLHQRVPLIIGSKEDVDLAEKFFTGKMD